The following coding sequences lie in one Zingiber officinale cultivar Zhangliang chromosome 2B, Zo_v1.1, whole genome shotgun sequence genomic window:
- the LOC122048260 gene encoding endoglucanase 10-like — MGFGVNLSIKRRSLFFSPDFLPSAAKYEAAGELEHVKGIIKWGTDYLLKTFNSSADTIDSIVAQVGEGDTSKGPDANDHYCWMRPEDIDYTRPVYECHSCSDLASKMAASLAAASIVFKDSKTYSDKLVHGAKTLFQYGRLQRGRYSPGGTDPAIFYNSTGYWDEFLWGGSWLYFATGNSSYLQLATAPALAKHAGAFWGGPDYGVFSWDNKLTGSQVLLSRLRLFLSPGYPYEEILSTFHNQTGNIMCSYLPFFKSFNRTKGGLIQLNHGHVLREEKMASSANSLCRAELESRGLKWRSMRTFVDDMF, encoded by the exons ATGGGGTTTGGGGTTAACCTCTCTATAAAGCGCCGAAGCCTTTTCTTTTCCCCCGACTTTCTCCCGAGTGCTGCCAAGTACGAGGCCGCCGGCGAGCTCGAACACGTCAAGGGCATCATCAAGTGGGGCACCGACTACCTCCTCAAGACCTTCAACTCCTCTGCCGACACCATCGACAGCATCGTCGCACAG GTCGGCGAAGGAGACACGTCGAAGGGGCCAGATGCTAACGACCACTACTGCTGGATGAGGCCGGAGGACATCGACTACACTCGGCCGGTGTACGAGTGCCACAGCTGCTCCGACCTCGCCAGCAAAATGGCGGCGTCGTTGGCTGCTGCTTCGATCGTGTTTAAGGACAGCAAGACCTACTCCGACAAGCTCGTCCATGGCGCCAAGACTCTGTTCCAGTACGGAAGGCTACAGAGGGGCAGATACAGCCCTGGAGGCACTGATCCCGCCATCTTCTACAACTCCACCGGTTACTGGGATGAGTTTCTGTGGGGCGGCTCATGGCTCTACTTTGCAACTGGAAATTCCTCCTACCTCCAGCTCGCCACTGCTCCAGCCCTGGCCAAGCATGCCGGTGCCTTCTGGGGAGGACCGGATTATGGAGTCTTCAGCTGGGACAACAAGCTCACTGGATCTCAGGTTCTTCTCAGCAGACTCAGACTGTTCTTGAGTCCTGGTTATCCCTACGAAGAAATTCTGAGCACATTCCACAACCAGACGGGCAACATTATGTGCTCATACTTGCCATTTTTCAAGTCATTTAATCGAACCAAAG GTGGCTTGATCCAACTAAACCATGGACATGTTTTGAGAGAGGAGAAAATGGCATCGTCTGCTAATAGTTTGTGCAGGGCAGAACTGGAGAGTAGGGGGTTGAAATGGCGGTCAATGAGGACTTTTGTCGATGACATGTTTTGA
- the LOC122048259 gene encoding LRR receptor kinase SERK2-like, whose product MTDERSSIGSSQEAPQIYRFNLEEIECATQYFSEVNLLSKKSSFAATYKGILHDGTEVAVKRINKTSCKSEEAEFLMGLKALTLLRHENLVGLRGFCYSRARGECFLIYDFVANGSLSEYLDVKCDEIHKVLDWSVRVCIIKGIAKDSYHNEYTTVTTTATNIDHLRWNFILSFTYICTLP is encoded by the exons ATGACCGATGAGAGGAGCAGTATCGGGTCATCTCAAGAGGCTCCTCAGATCTATAGGTTTAACTTGGAGGAGATAGAATGTGCTACTCAGTACTTTTCGGAGGTGAATTTACTTAGCAAGAAAAGCAGCTTTGCGGCAACATACAAGGGGATACTACACGATGGAACGGAGGTTGCAGTGAAGAGGATCAACAAGACTAGTTGCAAGTCAGAGGAAGCTGAGTTTCTCATGGGTTTGAAGGCATTGACATTGCTAAGGCATGAGAACCTAGTTGGATTAAGGGGCTTCTGTTATTCAAGAGCAAGAGGAGAGTGTTTCCTCATTTATGATTTTGTTGCAAATGGGAGTTTGTCGGAATATCTAGATGTCAAATGCGATGAGATTCACAAGGTCCTTGATTGGTCTGTAAGAGTTTGTATCATCAAAGGCATTGCTAAAG ATAGCTATCATAATGAATATACTACTgtaacaacaacagcaacaaacatTGATCATTTAAGATGGAATTTCATCTTGTCATTTACCTACATTTGCACTTTGCCTTGA